The Sporosarcina ureae genome includes a region encoding these proteins:
- a CDS encoding cobyric acid synthase gives MNGVMIVGTASDVGKTMICTALCRLLANEGVQVAPFKSQNMSGFSETLADGREISRSQFQQAQAARTQPIVEMNPILMKPQENMEADVLLMGVPLETIEGQAFREEWFDKGLKTIQQALDYLADHYDTLIIEGAGSTAEVNLMDRELTNMRVAELADVPVILVADISKGGAFASIVGTLQLLSEERRRRVKGIIINKFYGDASYFEEGEKFIEQYTGIPVAGVIPVLENHGIPEEDMDRATLPATEGVDVYEQWAAHVKQHIDWPFVQSILA, from the coding sequence ATGAACGGAGTAATGATCGTTGGTACTGCGTCAGACGTTGGTAAAACGATGATTTGCACTGCGCTATGCCGACTGCTTGCAAATGAAGGTGTCCAGGTAGCCCCTTTCAAATCACAAAATATGTCCGGCTTCTCTGAGACATTAGCAGACGGACGTGAAATAAGCCGCTCCCAGTTCCAGCAAGCACAAGCCGCCCGCACACAACCGATCGTTGAAATGAATCCGATTTTGATGAAGCCGCAAGAAAACATGGAGGCTGACGTTTTACTGATGGGCGTCCCACTTGAGACGATAGAGGGGCAAGCTTTTCGTGAGGAGTGGTTCGACAAAGGTCTGAAAACGATTCAACAAGCGCTAGACTATTTGGCCGATCACTACGATACGTTAATTATCGAAGGAGCAGGGAGTACCGCTGAAGTAAATTTAATGGACCGTGAACTAACCAATATGCGCGTCGCGGAACTGGCGGATGTGCCTGTCATACTAGTCGCAGACATTTCTAAAGGCGGTGCGTTTGCATCGATTGTCGGCACGCTTCAACTTCTGTCAGAAGAAAGACGTCGGCGTGTCAAAGGAATTATCATCAATAAATTTTACGGAGACGCTTCTTATTTTGAAGAGGGAGAGAAATTTATTGAACAATACACCGGAATTCCGGTTGCGGGTGTCATTCCTGTCTTGGAAAATCACGGGATTCCAGAAGAGGATATGGATCGTGCCACGCTTCCTGCAACGGAAGGTGTTGACGTATACGAACAATGGGCGGCACACGTCAAGCAACATATCGACTGGCCATTCGTTCAATCTATTTTGGCGTAA
- a CDS encoding adenosylcobinamide-GDP ribazoletransferase: MNSILLALQFFTSLPVHKELPLGKKEVSGMYIALPFVGGGIGLLLAGVAYIMSDFNSFLAAVLILLAGLIATGGLHVDGFADLGDAFFSYQDREKRLTIMDDPRLGAFGTLSLLVLLCLKIGLFIEILQLVNGWALLVAVPILSRAALVGYYTVTKTAKPSGIAFFFKQHFLRGRMLVASGTISFVTIILLSIQFHAILLLPVMLIVICLAIWLYHCWTIKHFGGVTGDLCGAFIEGMEVVLWFVLIVYFSFAI, from the coding sequence ATGAATAGCATTTTATTAGCGCTCCAATTTTTCACGTCGCTACCTGTTCATAAAGAACTGCCGCTAGGGAAAAAAGAAGTATCGGGCATGTACATCGCGCTACCGTTTGTCGGTGGAGGAATCGGTCTACTGCTGGCGGGCGTTGCGTACATCATGAGTGATTTCAACAGTTTCCTTGCAGCGGTACTTATTTTGTTGGCGGGACTTATTGCGACTGGCGGCTTGCATGTAGATGGTTTTGCAGATCTAGGTGATGCATTCTTTTCCTATCAAGATCGTGAAAAACGTCTGACCATCATGGATGATCCACGACTCGGGGCATTCGGGACGCTATCGTTACTCGTGTTACTCTGTTTGAAAATTGGTTTGTTCATTGAAATTCTACAGCTTGTAAACGGTTGGGCGTTGCTCGTGGCAGTGCCGATTCTCTCTCGTGCCGCATTAGTAGGGTATTATACAGTAACGAAAACCGCGAAACCAAGTGGCATTGCATTCTTTTTTAAACAACATTTCCTACGCGGGCGGATGCTAGTCGCATCGGGCACCATCAGCTTCGTAACAATTATTTTGTTAAGTATTCAATTCCACGCTATTTTATTACTCCCCGTGATGCTAATCGTCATCTGTTTGGCCATCTGGCTTTACCATTGCTGGACGATCAAACATTTCGGCGGTGTCACCGGGGATTTATGCGGGGCATTCATTGAAGGAATGGAGGTGGTCTTATGGTTCGTCCTTATCGTATATTTCTCATTCGCCATTTAA
- a CDS encoding iron-containing alcohol dehydrogenase, with protein MYRLYARLFQKGLKAGMDHLPWREPELLVGPGSLENLAGKVKSLGIHSVLIITDREIAKLGLLDVMLVGLHSLGIKYLVYDQTVANPTISNIEEARRLYVANECEALIAFGGGSPIDCAKAVGARIARPEKQIPELKGLFHVRKQIPTLFAVPTTAGTGSEATLAAVVTNSKTHEKYAINDTSLIPHYAVLDPLLTMKLPPAITAATGMDALTHAVEAYIGNSNTTETWKDSREVVQLVFANLYEAYRNGDNLIARTNMQRASYLAGKAFTRAYVGNIHAIAHTLGGFYSMPHGLANAIILPHALEYYGKCVHEPLSELADLIGITHHSDTKQMKAEKFIEEIRALNHAMNIPKQVDGIMVEDIPLMVKRASAEANPLYPVPKILSKREFTELYDVIRV; from the coding sequence ATGTATCGATTGTATGCGCGATTATTTCAAAAAGGACTCAAAGCGGGAATGGATCATTTACCTTGGAGGGAGCCTGAGCTGCTAGTTGGACCTGGTAGCTTGGAAAATCTTGCAGGAAAAGTGAAAAGTCTTGGAATACACAGCGTGCTCATAATTACAGATCGCGAAATTGCGAAACTCGGCTTGTTAGACGTCATGCTAGTCGGTCTCCATTCACTTGGAATCAAATACTTAGTGTATGACCAAACTGTCGCGAATCCCACGATCAGTAATATTGAAGAAGCACGGAGATTATACGTTGCGAATGAATGCGAAGCACTCATTGCGTTCGGCGGCGGTTCTCCGATTGATTGTGCAAAAGCAGTGGGTGCGAGAATTGCGAGACCCGAGAAACAGATTCCCGAGTTGAAAGGTTTATTCCATGTACGGAAGCAAATCCCTACGTTATTCGCGGTACCGACGACAGCGGGAACTGGAAGTGAAGCCACGCTTGCCGCTGTCGTGACGAATAGTAAGACACATGAGAAGTATGCGATCAATGATACATCACTGATCCCCCACTACGCTGTACTTGATCCATTGTTGACGATGAAATTGCCGCCAGCGATTACCGCCGCTACTGGAATGGATGCGTTAACGCACGCGGTGGAAGCATATATTGGGAATAGTAATACAACTGAAACGTGGAAAGATAGCCGTGAAGTAGTGCAGTTGGTATTCGCTAACTTATATGAAGCGTATCGTAATGGAGATAATTTGATCGCGCGAACGAATATGCAACGGGCTTCTTATTTGGCTGGCAAAGCATTTACTCGAGCGTATGTTGGAAATATCCACGCTATTGCACACACACTCGGTGGATTTTACAGCATGCCACACGGATTAGCGAACGCGATTATTTTGCCACACGCACTCGAGTATTACGGCAAATGTGTACACGAACCTCTTTCCGAGTTAGCTGATCTAATCGGCATTACACATCATTCGGATACGAAGCAAATGAAAGCCGAGAAGTTTATTGAGGAAATTCGGGCGTTGAATCATGCAATGAATATTCCGAAGCAAGTGGATGGAATTATGGTTGAGGATATTCCTTTGATGGTTAAACGTGCCTCCGCGGAAGCGAATCCGCTGTATCCTGTGCCGAAGATTTTGAGTAAGAGAGAGTTTACGGAGTTGTATGATGTGATTCGGGTTTGA
- a CDS encoding bifunctional adenosylcobinamide kinase/adenosylcobinamide-phosphate guanylyltransferase, giving the protein MVQATLTFISGGARSGKSAYAERLLTSQTASRLVYIASGVAADEEMKHRIQQHKEDRQQANWHTIEQPKNLHEVLPFLKPGDLVLWDCLTTWLANEMYEGYEEGIPCVQRSGCLEQKQEQLLQTLKQMKEIVSHLVIVSNEVLDEWPHYEEETEIYRQTIGMLHQQLVEIAERAIEMDHGMPIVWKGERI; this is encoded by the coding sequence ATGGTTCAAGCAACACTAACATTCATCAGTGGCGGTGCGCGCAGTGGAAAAAGTGCGTATGCAGAACGTCTGTTGACGAGTCAAACGGCAAGTCGCCTCGTCTACATCGCATCCGGTGTAGCCGCCGATGAAGAGATGAAGCATCGGATTCAGCAACATAAAGAAGATCGTCAACAAGCCAATTGGCACACAATTGAGCAACCGAAAAATCTTCATGAAGTGTTGCCGTTTCTAAAGCCCGGCGATCTCGTACTATGGGATTGCCTCACGACATGGCTCGCCAATGAAATGTATGAAGGGTACGAAGAAGGTATTCCGTGCGTTCAACGATCAGGCTGTCTGGAACAAAAACAAGAACAATTACTGCAGACGTTAAAGCAAATGAAAGAAATCGTCTCTCATCTAGTCATCGTCTCAAATGAAGTTCTCGATGAGTGGCCGCATTACGAAGAAGAGACGGAAATCTACCGCCAAACGATCGGCATGCTTCATCAACAACTGGTGGAGATTGCCGAACGCGCGATAGAAATGGATCATGGCATGCCCATCGTTTGGAAAGGAGAACGTATATGA
- a CDS encoding bifunctional adenosylcobinamide kinase/adenosylcobinamide-phosphate guanylyltransferase, with amino-acid sequence MHVFIGGAYNGKTDYVRRWIGDSPACFCTMDTTATAKPGESLVITDIHEWLMTTDITEKEASNAVREISGPNTVFILTEMGRGIVPLDAQQRELRDRCGRLYQQLFAEATTVTRIWYGIPQTIKGVK; translated from the coding sequence ATGCACGTCTTTATCGGAGGTGCCTATAACGGCAAAACGGACTATGTGAGACGTTGGATTGGCGATTCGCCGGCATGTTTCTGTACAATGGATACAACAGCGACCGCTAAACCCGGTGAATCACTCGTTATAACGGATATACACGAGTGGCTGATGACTACAGACATAACAGAAAAAGAAGCTAGCAACGCAGTACGCGAGATTAGCGGACCGAACACCGTTTTCATTTTGACGGAAATGGGGCGGGGCATTGTCCCGCTCGATGCACAGCAACGAGAACTCCGCGATCGATGCGGCCGTCTGTACCAGCAATTATTTGCAGAAGCAACAACTGTCACAAGAATTTGGTATGGGATTCCTCAAACAATTAAAGGAGTGAAGTGA
- a CDS encoding cob(I)yrinic acid a,c-diamide adenosyltransferase — protein MKIYTKTGDKGTTSLIGGRVAKDDLRVEAYGTIDELNSFIGKAMTELDGEKFADILTDLETIQNELFDGGGDLANVMKERHYKLDEEPITVLENRIDKLMEEAPELERFILPGGSPAAATLHIARTVTRRAERVTVTLMNAADDVSPVVGRYLNRLSDYLFVAARIVNARLGISDNEYVRSAKVFRTNEKKDK, from the coding sequence ATGAAAATCTATACGAAGACTGGCGACAAAGGAACGACTAGCTTAATTGGTGGGCGCGTCGCAAAAGATGACTTACGCGTCGAAGCATATGGCACGATCGATGAGCTGAATTCATTCATTGGTAAAGCTATGACAGAACTTGATGGAGAAAAGTTTGCAGATATCCTGACTGATCTCGAGACGATCCAAAATGAATTATTCGACGGTGGCGGCGACTTAGCGAACGTTATGAAAGAACGCCATTACAAACTCGACGAAGAACCGATCACAGTTCTCGAAAACCGAATCGATAAGCTGATGGAAGAAGCACCCGAACTAGAACGCTTCATCCTGCCGGGCGGCTCACCAGCTGCGGCAACATTACACATCGCACGTACCGTCACACGCCGCGCAGAACGTGTAACTGTCACACTGATGAACGCAGCAGACGACGTATCACCAGTCGTTGGACGCTATTTGAACCGTCTATCGGACTACCTATTCGTAGCAGCACGCATCGTGAACGCCCGTCTCGGCATTTCAGACAATGAATACGTCCGCAGCGCAAAAGTATTCCGCACGAACGAGAAAAAGGATAAATGA
- a CDS encoding histidine phosphatase family protein translates to MVRPYRIFLIRHLKTTTNAQKVYCGWTDSGLVSEEGEAIDFPVPVQQVTGSDLSRTRQTAAIYFPNINFTADPRWRECNFGDFEEQTYDQLKNDPDYRNWLDDAWNTPPRNGETLQQVKSRVLEALAELPNDAVVVTHGGVIRVVLDTFAQDNRSFWDWDVTNGSIWQLEWASAEEFKEGKPCTSLSEVPITAKRTM, encoded by the coding sequence ATGGTTCGTCCTTATCGTATATTTCTCATTCGCCATTTAAAAACAACTACGAATGCACAAAAAGTCTATTGTGGGTGGACAGATAGCGGTTTGGTTTCAGAAGAAGGAGAGGCCATTGATTTTCCAGTACCTGTTCAACAAGTAACGGGTAGTGATTTAAGTAGAACTCGTCAAACAGCGGCCATTTATTTTCCGAACATCAACTTTACAGCAGATCCACGCTGGCGAGAATGTAATTTCGGGGACTTTGAAGAGCAGACGTATGATCAATTGAAAAATGATCCCGACTATCGCAACTGGCTAGACGATGCGTGGAACACGCCACCTCGCAACGGGGAAACATTGCAACAAGTAAAGTCACGCGTGTTGGAAGCGCTAGCTGAATTGCCAAATGATGCAGTCGTCGTGACACATGGCGGTGTGATCCGAGTCGTGCTGGATACATTCGCGCAAGACAATCGTTCATTTTGGGACTGGGACGTAACGAACGGATCTATTTGGCAACTCGAATGGGCTAGCGCGGAAGAATTCAAGGAGGGGAAGCCATGCACGTCTTTATCGGAGGTGCCTATAACGGCAAAACGGACTATGTGA